The proteins below are encoded in one region of Limnochorda pilosa:
- a CDS encoding GNAT family protein: MRAVAEAIPGNRPSIRVLEKAGFHRVGPGEEPGSLRFELYPTGQSPAGRTT, from the coding sequence GTGCGCGCCGTGGCCGAGGCCATACCAGGCAACCGGCCGTCGATCCGCGTCCTGGAGAAGGCCGGCTTCCACCGGGTGGGCCCGGGCGAGGAGCCGGGGAGCCTGCGCTTCGAGCTCTACCCGACGGGGCAGTCTCCCGCAGGCCGCACGACGTAG